A section of the Pseudomonas fluorescens genome encodes:
- the lpxB gene encoding lipid-A-disaccharide synthase, with translation MATLRIALVAGEASGDILGAGLMRAIKARHPAVEFIGVGGPLMQAEGLTSYFPMERLSVMGLVEVLGRLRELLARRKLLIQTLIEEKPDVFIGIDAPDFTLNIELKLRQAGIKTVHYVSPSVWAWRQKRVLKIREGCDLMLTLLPFEARFYEEKGVPVRFVGHTLADTIPLQADRPAARAELGLPDGPLVALMPGSRGGEVGRLGALFFDAAERLLALKPGVRFVLPCASPQRRAQIETLLVGRDLPLTLLDGSSHLALAACDAVLIASGTATLEALLYKRPMVVAYRLAPLTYWILKRMVKSPYISLPNLLAQRLLVPELLQDAATPEALAQTILPLIDGGEEQTRGFDEIHRTLRRDASNQAADAVLTLIGRQQETL, from the coding sequence ATGGCCACGCTGCGTATTGCATTGGTGGCCGGAGAGGCTTCTGGCGATATCCTGGGCGCTGGCCTGATGCGAGCCATCAAGGCGCGGCATCCAGCGGTTGAATTTATTGGGGTCGGGGGCCCGCTGATGCAGGCCGAAGGCCTGACTTCCTACTTTCCCATGGAGCGTTTATCGGTCATGGGGCTGGTCGAAGTGTTGGGACGCCTGCGCGAGCTACTGGCTCGGCGCAAGCTGCTGATCCAGACCCTGATTGAAGAGAAGCCAGACGTCTTTATCGGTATCGACGCGCCGGACTTCACCCTCAATATCGAACTCAAACTGCGTCAGGCCGGGATCAAGACCGTGCATTACGTCAGTCCGTCCGTGTGGGCGTGGCGGCAGAAGCGTGTCTTGAAGATCCGCGAAGGCTGCGACCTGATGCTGACCCTGCTGCCCTTTGAGGCGCGGTTCTACGAAGAGAAGGGCGTGCCGGTAAGATTTGTCGGCCATACCCTGGCCGATACCATCCCGCTACAGGCTGATCGTCCCGCTGCACGCGCCGAGCTGGGCCTGCCCGACGGGCCGCTGGTGGCATTGATGCCCGGCAGTCGTGGTGGTGAAGTCGGTCGCCTGGGAGCACTGTTTTTCGATGCTGCCGAGCGCCTGTTGGCGTTGAAGCCTGGGGTGCGTTTTGTGCTGCCGTGCGCCAGTCCGCAGCGGCGTGCACAGATCGAGACCCTGCTGGTGGGGCGAGACCTGCCGCTGACGTTGCTCGACGGCAGTTCGCATCTGGCCCTGGCTGCCTGTGATGCGGTGCTGATCGCCTCCGGTACTGCCACGCTGGAGGCCTTGCTCTACAAGCGCCCGATGGTCGTGGCCTATCGCCTGGCGCCGCTGACCTATTGGATTCTCAAGCGCATGGTCAAAAGCCCCTACATCTCTTTGCCCAACCTGCTTGCCCAGCGTTTGTTGGTGCCGGAGTTGCTGCAGGATGCTGCAACGCCCGAGGCATTGGCCCAGACTATTCTGCCGTTGATCGACGGTGGCGAAGAGCAGACCCGCGGGTTTGACGAAATTCACCGTACCTTGCGCCGTGATGCGTCGAACCAGGCCGCAGATGCCGTGTTGACCTTGATCGGCCGCCAGCAGGAAACCCTATGA
- the rnhB gene encoding ribonuclease HII, producing MKTQMGLDFSLVAQTHELVAGVDEVGRGPLCGAVVTAAVILDPNRPILGLNDSKKLTEARREKLFDEICEKALSWHIARAEVEEIDELNILHATMLAMQRAVEGLHITPKLAMIDGNRCPKLAMPAEAVVKGDSKVPAIAAASILAKVSRDREMAAFELIYPGYGIGGHKGYPTPVHLQALARLGPTPIHRRSFAPVRQAYEARANLVEI from the coding sequence ATGAAGACGCAAATGGGCCTGGACTTCAGCCTGGTCGCCCAAACCCACGAACTGGTCGCCGGTGTCGATGAAGTAGGACGCGGCCCACTGTGCGGCGCGGTGGTCACGGCGGCGGTGATTCTTGACCCGAATCGTCCGATTCTTGGCCTCAACGACTCGAAGAAACTCACCGAGGCCCGCCGTGAAAAACTGTTTGATGAAATTTGCGAAAAGGCCCTCAGCTGGCATATCGCCAGGGCTGAAGTCGAGGAAATCGACGAGCTGAATATTCTCCATGCCACGATGCTGGCCATGCAGCGTGCTGTCGAGGGCCTGCACATTACCCCGAAGCTGGCGATGATCGACGGTAATCGCTGCCCGAAGCTGGCGATGCCGGCCGAAGCAGTGGTCAAGGGTGATAGCAAGGTTCCGGCGATTGCCGCCGCCTCGATCCTGGCCAAGGTCAGCCGCGACCGTGAAATGGCGGCGTTCGAGTTGATCTATCCGGGCTATGGCATCGGTGGCCATAAAGGCTACCCAACGCCCGTTCATCTGCAAGCCCTGGCCCGATTGGGTCCGACGCCGATCCATCGACGTTCGTTTGCCCCGGTACGCCAGGCTTACGAGGCGCGCGCAAACCTCGTCGAGATTTAG
- the dnaE gene encoding DNA polymerase III subunit alpha produces MPASFVHLRLHTEYSLVDGLVRIKPLVKTLVGMNMPAVAVTDQNNMCSLVKFYKSTMGAGIKPICGADLWLSNKDPDNALSRISLLAMNGVGYRNLTELISRGFIDGQRNGSIIIEREWVAQASEGLIMLSAAKEGEIGIALLGGNPHEAQVLASEWMKVFPDRFYLEIQRTNRPNDEEHLHAAVALAEKLGAPLVATNDVRFIKKEDFEAHETRVCIGEGRALDDPRRSKNYSEEQYLKSAEEMAELFSDLPEALENSVEIAKRCNIEVKLGKHFLPNFPIPDGMTIDEYFRKVSFDGLEERLVVLLPKDTTEDYDAKRQVYVDRLNFELDIIIQMGFPGYFLIVMDFIQWAKSNGVPVGPGRGSGAGSLVAYVQKITDLDPLEYDLLFERFLNPERVSMPDFDVDFCMDGRDRVIEYVAEKYGRNAVSQIITFGSMAAKAVIRDVARVQGKSYGLADRLSKMIPFEVGMTLEKAYEQEEILRDFIKVDEEAAEIWDMARKLEGVVRNVGKHAGGVVIAPTKLTDFSPIYCDEEGDGLVTQFDKDDVEAAGLVKFDFLGLRTLTIIDWALKTINRDRAKVGEEPLDIAFIPLDDKPTYALLQKAETTAVFQLESRGMKELIKKLKPDCLEDLIALVALFRPGPLQSGMVDDFINRKHGRAELAYPHSDYQYEGLKPVLAPTYGIILYQEQVMQIAQVMAGYTLGGADMLRRAMGKKKPEEMAKQRGGFIEGCATNNIDADLAGNIFDLVEKFAGYGFNKSHSAAYGLVSYQTAWLKAHYPAPFMAAVLSADMHNTDKVVTLIEEVRTMKLRLDAPDVNASEFKFTVNDEGRIIYGLGAIKGVGEGPVEAITEARQEGPFKDLFDFCARVDLKRINKRTLDGLIRSGALDRLGPYFHDEPKAYQANIDRNRAVLLAAMEEAIKAAEQTARTHDSGHADLFGGLFVEEDADVYANHRKAKELTLKERLKGEKDTLGLYLTGHPIDEYEGEIRRFARQRIIDLKPARDTQTVAGMIIALRVMKNKKGDKMGFITLDDRSGRIEASLFADAFHSAQSLLQTDAMVVVEGEVSNDDFSGGLRLRIKRVMSMEDARTNLAESLRLKVKTEALKGDQLRWLGDLLKRHRGACPVTMEYTGSDAKAMLQFGETWRIDPADGLIQALRDQFGRDNVFLQYR; encoded by the coding sequence ATGCCGGCTTCATTCGTTCACCTGCGCCTGCACACTGAATACTCCCTGGTCGACGGCCTGGTACGGATCAAACCACTGGTCAAAACCCTGGTGGGCATGAATATGCCTGCCGTTGCGGTGACCGATCAGAACAACATGTGCTCCCTGGTCAAGTTCTATAAGAGCACCATGGGCGCCGGTATCAAGCCGATCTGCGGCGCCGACTTGTGGCTGTCCAACAAGGATCCGGATAACGCCTTGAGCCGTATCAGCCTGTTGGCGATGAACGGTGTGGGCTATCGCAACCTGACCGAATTGATTTCCCGTGGTTTTATCGACGGCCAGCGCAATGGCTCGATCATCATCGAGCGCGAATGGGTGGCGCAGGCCAGCGAAGGGTTGATCATGTTATCGGCCGCCAAAGAGGGCGAGATCGGTATCGCGTTACTGGGCGGCAACCCGCATGAGGCCCAAGTGCTGGCCAGTGAGTGGATGAAGGTCTTTCCCGACCGCTTTTACCTGGAAATCCAGCGTACCAATCGCCCCAACGACGAAGAGCATCTGCACGCCGCCGTGGCCCTGGCCGAAAAGCTGGGCGCGCCACTGGTAGCCACCAACGATGTACGTTTTATAAAGAAGGAAGATTTCGAGGCTCACGAAACCCGCGTGTGCATCGGCGAAGGCCGGGCGCTGGACGATCCGCGGCGCTCGAAGAACTACAGCGAAGAGCAATACCTCAAAAGTGCCGAGGAAATGGCTGAGCTGTTCAGCGACTTGCCTGAGGCGCTGGAAAACTCCGTCGAAATTGCCAAGCGCTGCAATATCGAAGTGAAGCTGGGCAAACACTTCTTGCCCAACTTCCCGATTCCCGATGGCATGACCATCGATGAATATTTTCGCAAGGTGTCCTTCGATGGCCTGGAGGAGCGTCTTGTTGTCCTGCTGCCCAAGGACACCACCGAAGACTACGACGCCAAGCGCCAAGTGTATGTCGACCGGCTGAATTTCGAGCTGGATATCATTATCCAGATGGGCTTCCCCGGTTACTTCCTGATCGTAATGGATTTTATCCAGTGGGCCAAAAGCAACGGCGTGCCGGTAGGGCCTGGCCGGGGGTCGGGTGCTGGCTCGCTGGTGGCTTATGTACAGAAGATCACCGACCTTGACCCGCTGGAATATGACCTGCTGTTCGAGCGGTTCCTGAACCCCGAGCGGGTATCGATGCCCGACTTCGACGTCGACTTCTGCATGGATGGTCGCGACCGGGTGATCGAGTATGTGGCCGAGAAATATGGCCGTAACGCGGTAAGCCAGATCATTACCTTTGGTTCCATGGCGGCCAAGGCGGTAATTCGCGACGTGGCGCGGGTGCAGGGCAAGTCCTACGGCCTGGCGGATCGACTGTCGAAGATGATTCCCTTCGAAGTCGGCATGACCCTGGAAAAAGCCTACGAGCAAGAAGAAATCCTGCGTGACTTCATCAAGGTCGATGAAGAAGCCGCCGAAATCTGGGACATGGCCCGCAAACTTGAAGGCGTGGTGCGTAACGTCGGTAAGCACGCCGGTGGCGTGGTAATCGCTCCGACCAAGCTGACAGACTTTTCGCCGATCTACTGCGACGAAGAAGGCGATGGCCTGGTAACCCAGTTCGACAAGGATGACGTGGAAGCAGCCGGCCTGGTGAAGTTCGACTTCCTCGGCCTGCGTACCCTGACGATCATCGATTGGGCGCTCAAGACCATCAACCGCGACCGCGCCAAGGTGGGCGAAGAACCGCTGGATATCGCGTTTATCCCGCTGGACGACAAGCCGACCTACGCCCTGCTGCAAAAGGCCGAAACCACCGCGGTATTCCAACTTGAATCGCGCGGCATGAAGGAGCTGATCAAAAAGCTCAAGCCCGACTGCCTGGAAGACTTGATCGCATTGGTGGCCCTGTTCCGTCCGGGCCCACTGCAATCGGGCATGGTTGACGACTTTATCAACCGTAAGCACGGGCGCGCCGAGCTGGCTTACCCGCACTCCGATTACCAGTACGAAGGCCTCAAGCCGGTACTGGCGCCGACCTACGGCATCATTCTGTATCAAGAGCAGGTGATGCAGATTGCCCAGGTCATGGCCGGCTATACCCTAGGTGGCGCGGACATGCTCCGTCGAGCCATGGGTAAGAAAAAGCCAGAGGAAATGGCCAAGCAGCGCGGTGGTTTCATTGAAGGTTGCGCCACCAACAATATCGACGCCGACCTGGCCGGTAACATCTTTGACCTGGTGGAAAAATTCGCCGGTTACGGCTTCAACAAATCCCACTCCGCCGCCTACGGCCTGGTGTCGTACCAGACCGCCTGGCTGAAGGCCCACTATCCGGCGCCGTTCATGGCGGCGGTGCTTTCGGCGGATATGCACAACACCGACAAGGTCGTGACCTTGATCGAAGAAGTGCGGACCATGAAGCTGCGCCTTGACGCGCCGGACGTGAACGCCTCGGAATTCAAATTCACCGTGAACGACGAAGGCCGCATCATTTACGGCCTGGGTGCGATCAAGGGGGTGGGCGAAGGCCCGGTTGAGGCGATCACCGAGGCGCGCCAGGAGGGGCCGTTCAAGGATCTGTTCGACTTCTGCGCCCGGGTCGACCTCAAGCGCATCAACAAACGTACCCTGGATGGCCTGATCCGCAGCGGCGCACTTGACCGTCTCGGCCCGTACTTTCATGACGAGCCGAAGGCTTACCAGGCCAATATCGACCGTAACCGCGCGGTGCTGCTGGCCGCCATGGAAGAAGCGATCAAGGCCGCCGAGCAGACCGCCCGCACCCACGACAGCGGGCATGCCGACCTGTTTGGCGGGCTGTTCGTCGAAGAAGACGCCGATGTATACGCCAACCACCGCAAGGCCAAGGAACTGACCCTCAAGGAACGTCTCAAGGGTGAAAAAGACACCCTGGGCCTGTACCTCACCGGGCATCCGATTGATGAATATGAAGGCGAGATCCGCCGTTTCGCCCGCCAGCGCATCATCGACCTGAAACCGGCACGCGATACCCAGACGGTCGCCGGGATGATCATTGCCCTGCGGGTAATGAAGAACAAAAAGGGCGACAAGATGGGTTTCATCACCCTCGACGACCGCTCCGGGCGTATCGAAGCGTCACTGTTTGCCGACGCCTTCCATTCTGCGCAGTCGCTGTTGCAGACCGATGCGATGGTGGTGGTGGAGGGGGAGGTGAGCAACGATGACTTCTCCGGCGGCCTGCGCCTGCGGATCAAACGCGTAATGAGCATGGAAGATGCCCGCACCAACCTGGCCGAAAGCCTGCGCCTGAAGGTGAAAACCGAAGCGCTCAAGGGCGATCAGCTACGCTGGTTGGGGGATTTGCTCAAGCGTCACCGTGGCGCGTGCCCGGTGACCATGGAGTACACCGGCAGCGATGCCAAGGCGATGTTGCAGTTCGGTGAGACGTGGCGAATTGACCCGGCCGATGGCTTGATTCAAGCATTGCGTGACCAGTTCGGGCGTGACAACGTCTTCCTCCAATACCGTTGA